The Gammaproteobacteria bacterium genome includes the window GATCATTGCCAAGCAGCAGGCGATGCTGCGAGCACACGATCGTTTCGTCATTAACCGCGATCGTATCCTTGGCGAAGCGATCAAGGCGATCGCCGATCCCGGAGGCCAGGTGCAATTTGAACGCCCTGCCCTCGTTATGCCGGGTAGACCCTTATTCGAAGAAATGGTCAAATGGCTGGAAGAATCTCGTGCCAAGGGTGTATTCATGGCGCATGACGTCAATGTTGGCAGCGAAATGGCCAGGATCGTGACCGGCGGCGATATCGAACCGGGCACGGTTTGGAGCGAACAGGATTTCTACGACGCCGAGCGTCGTTCATTTCTGACCCTGGTTGCAACGGCCGCAACCCGCGAGCGTATTAACAGCATGCTCGATGCGGGGTCGCCCGTACGAAATTAGCACAGGTGTATTATGACTATCGAATACGATCAACTGAACGCCAACGCCGCCAACTTCGTTCCGCTGACACCGCTATCTTTCCTGCATCGTGCGGCCGATATTTATCCGCAACGCGAAGCATTGATTTACAACCAGCGCCGCAATAGCTGGGCCCAGACACGCAATCGCTGTACCCGTATTGCGTCGAGCCTGGCAGCTCGAGGCATCGGTAAAAACGACACCGTTTCGGTGTTCGCCTTCAATACCCCGGAAATGTTTGAAAGCCATTTCTCAATCCCGATGGCTGGTGCCGTGCTGAATACGATTAACACGCGGCTCGACGCGGCCACGGTCGCCTATATTATCGATCATGGAGAATCGAGGATTTTCATTTGCGACCGCCAGCTCTGGCCGGTGCTGCAGGAAGCCCTGCAGAGCTCTGAACTGCAACCCGAAATCATCATCATCGACGATGCCGATGCGGCCGAGAAACCGGAGCTGCCTACAGATATAAGCTTTTCCTTCTATGAAGACCTGGTCGATCGTGGCGACGATACCTTCGCCTGGCGACCACCCGAAGACGAGTGGCAGGCGCTGACCCTGAACTACACCTCGGGTACGACCGGGCTTCCCAAGGGCGTCGTTTACCACCATCGCGGTTCTTACCTGATGACCATGGGCACCGTCATTTCCTGGGCGCTACCCCCCCACCCACGTTACCTGTACACGGTGCCGATGTTCCACTGTAACGGCTGGGGCCATGCCTGGACCATGACTGCGCTTGCGGCGACCGTGGTCTGCATTCGTGCATTTACGCCAAAGCTGTTTTTCGATCTTGCCGAAGAACACGGGATTACCCATTTCGGTGGTGCACCGATCATATTAAACATGCTCGCCAATGCGCCCGCCGAGGATCAGAAGGTATTCAAGGATACCGTCTATGCGATGACCGCCGGCGCGCCGCCACCGGCCAAGGTGCTGGAAAGCATGGCGCAGTTCAATTTCGAAGTCATGCACGTCTACGGGCTCACCGAAACCTACGGCCATATTCTGCATTCGGCACCGCAGGACGACTGGTACCAGCAGTCGATCGAACGCCAGGCTGAACTCAAGGCACGCCAGGGAGTTCGGTTCTCGATGACCGAAGCGGTCGATGTCATCGATCCCGAGACCGGTAAATCCGTACCCTGGGATGCCGAAACCATGGGTGAAATCGTGATTCGCGGCAACACAGTTATGAAAGGTTATCTGAAGGATCCCGGGGCAACCGACGAAGCCTTCAACAATGGCTGGTTCATGAGTGGCGATATCGCGGTGATCCACCCCGACGGTTATATCCAGGTCAAGGATCGCGCCAAGGATGTGATCATTTCGGGTGGTGAGAATATCTCCTCGGTTGAGGTTGAAGGCGTACTCTACAAGCACTCTTCGGTCGGAGAAGCCGCGGTGGTGGCGCTGGCCGACGAAAAATGGGGTGAAGTCCCCTGCGCGTTTGTCGAACTGAAATCAGATGCCGATGCCAGCGAACAGGAACTGATCGATTTTTGCGCCGATAATATGGCACGCTTCAAGCGGCCGAAAAAAATCGTTTTTGGTGAACTACCAAAAACCGCTACCGGCAAGATCCAGAAAAATGTATTGCGTGAGCGCGCCAAAGCGTTGTAAAAAACGGATTAAGCCCTAATTCAACCAGATATGAACCAGGATATTTCACCCGTCGAACTGCGCCACCGGATCCGTAGCGGAGAATTTACGTCGAATACGTCAGGTTACTCGCGCGGTTTCGTGCAGGGCAACCTCTGTATACTGCCAGCTGATTATGCCAGCGAATTTCTGCAATTCTGCCAGTCGAATCCCAAGCCCTGTCCACTGATCGGCATGGCTTCAAGTCCTGGGGATTACCAGATCCCGCGTCTCGGTGAAGACCTCGATATCCGTACCGATATTCCGAGCTACCGGATCTTCGAAGACGGTCAGCTGGTCAACGAAGTTCACGACATCAGTGACCTATGGCGTGACGACCTGGTGTCCTTTGTACTGGGGTGCTCGTTTTCCTTCGAGGAAGCCCTGATCGATGATGGCCTCGAGATTCGCAACGTCACCGAAGGCGTCAATGTGCCCATGTATCGCACCGATATCGACTGCATTCCAGCGGGCCGTTTCGCGAGTAAAATGGTGGTCAGCATGCGCCCGATGATTCCGTCGGACGCGATACGCGCGATCCAGATCTGCACCCGTTTTCCTGCGGTACATGGTGCACCGGTGCACTTCGGTGATCCTGGCAGAATTGGCATCAGGGATATCAACCAGCCCGAATTCGGTGATGCCGTAAACATACACAATGATGAAGTACCTGTATTCTGGGCCTGCGGCGTAACCCCCCAGGTAGCGGTAGAGCAGGCGCGACCGCCATTCTGTATCACGCATTCGCCTGGCTGTATGCTGGTATCGGACTTACCCAACAGCCATCTTGCCGTTATGTAGGTGGAGTAAACATGTTGATGCTCAATTGCGATCTTGGTGAAAGCTACGGCTCATGGAAAATGGGCCGTGACGACGAAGTCATGCCCCATATCGACCAGGCCAATATAGCCTGTGGTTTCCATGGTGGCGATCCGCTGGTCATGGAGCGGACCCTGGCAATGGCAAAACAGCACGATGTCATGGTGGGCGCCCACCCGGCCTATCCAGATCTGGTGGGATTCGGTCGCCGCCCGATGCACTGTTCCGCCGAAGAGATTTCAGCATTCATGCATTACCAGATCGCGGCTCTCGAGGGTATGGCGAAAATCCAGGGGCTCGATTTAGCCTATGTCAAACCGCATGGCGCACTGTATAACGACATGATGGCGCGGGAGGCCGTGCGCGCTCCGATTCTGAAAGCGATAGCCGATTTTCACAAACCCGTACGGTTGATGCTGCAGGCTACTCCCGAAGCCGAACTGCATCGTACCGAGGCTGCAGCGCATGGCATCGATCTCTGGTTTGAAGCTTTCGCCGATCGCTGTTATGACGACGATGGGAAATTGCTTTCCCGGGCTAAACCGGGGGCGGTACACAGCCGTGACAAAATGCTCTCCCAGGTGGAACAGATTTGTAGTGAAGGCACGGTTACCACGGTCAGCGGCAATACCCTTGAGCTAAAACCCGATACTCTCTGCGTGCATGGTGATAACGACGCGGGAGTCGCGGCGATCAAGGAAATTCGTAAAATCATTCATTCCTGATCCATCGCATGCGAATCGAAATTGCGGGGCAAAACGCGTTTATCGTCTACTTTGCCGAGCAAACCAGCGCGGCTGTATCGGCGCAGATCCAGGCTGCTGTTGCGAATATAACTGCCACCATGCGGGACAGCATTGTCGACCTGGTACCATCCTACGCGTCGCTGTTGGTTATTTATGATCAGGATCGAAGTGATCATTTCGCGGTTAAACTTCAGTTGCGGACGGCTTTGTCGAATCTGGATAGCGTTGATGCATCGACCGGGGAACTCGTCACCCTGCCCGTCTATTACAGTGCTGAATCCGGACCCGATCTCGAAACGATAGCGCAGCGTGGCAACCTCGCTATCGATGATGTAATCGAGATCCATCAGCAGCAGGAATACCGGGTCTACGCGATCGGCTTTGCTCCTGGATTTGCCTACCTGGGCGAGGTCGACGAGCGCATAGCCGCGCCGCGCCTGGCGACTCCACGGCAAAAGGTACCGCGTGGTGCGGTCGCGATCGCAGACCGCCAGACCGCGGTCTACCCGGCTGTTTCACCGGGCGGATGGAACCTGATTGGACTGTGTCCGATGCGCATGTTCGATGCCGGCAAGACACCCAGCATGCCGGTTCAGGTCGGTGACAGAATTCGCTTTACCGCGATCAGTCGTGAAGAATTCATCGCCCAGGGCGGTAAGCTATGAATGGTTTTGTTGTCAGGCAGCCGGGCTTACTCAGCCTGCTGCACGACCGCGGCCGATACGGGGCGCACAACCTGGGATTGACTACCGGCGGGCCTCTCGACAGCCTGGCGTTCGACTGGGCTAACCGCATGCTCGGAAACGATGTCAACGCCACCTGCATCGAAATCAGTTTTGGCGGACTCGCGCTCGAAGCGAGCCACGATACCAGCTTCGTTATTACCGGTGCGCAAGCACCCTGCAAGCTGGATGGCGAGCCGATCGAACAATGGTGCACCCATGACATCGACAGTGGCAGCAAGCTTGAGATCGGCTTCACCAGCGCTGGTACGCGCTGTTACCTGGCGGTCAGCGGTGGTTTTGATATTACGCCAAGTTTCGGCAGCACTTCGACCGTGGTACGCGAAAATATCGGTGGCATCAACGGTAATAAATTGCAGGCCGGGGATCAGCTACCCTGCAGCGGCACCCGGCCGGCGAAGCACTGTTTCCTGGCCGAGGCGGATCGTCCCGTATATGCAGATTTTGCAGAACTACGCGTCGTGCCCGGGTACCAGCAGGCCGCCTTCAGCCCGCTGCAGCAATGGCGTTTTTTTAATACCGATTATCGGCTGACCGAACGCTGCGACCGCATGGGTTTCCGCCTCGAGGGTGAGACCGTCCATTCGAACATGGTTGGTATGTTGTCCGAGGGCATCTGCCATGGCGCAATCCAGATTCCGGCAGACGGTCAACCCATTGTCCTGATGAACGATCGTCAGACGATCGGTGGCTATCCCAAGATCGGCGCCGTGATCGCGCATGATACGGCGAGGCTGTCACAATTGACACCCGGATCAAATGTTCACTTCGTAGCGATCAGTCTCGAACAGGCGCACAACATCCACTGTCTTGAACAGGCGCGCTACCAACGCGCGTCGTTGCAGCCCTGCTGAGTATGAAGCTATGAATCAGGCTGAAGATCTGGCACTCAGTAGTACCATAGAAGATATCCTGGTAGCGCGTAACTTACGCGGCATGAAAACGGTGCAGAATCACCTCGAAGCAGGCTATTGCATGCGGGCGGCGCGGTTATTGCAGCGGTGCCGGGGTAATATCCTGATCGGAACCGGCTTCCCCGTCGTCAAAACTTTCGAGACCGACGGCCCGGTTGGTGCAATCGCGATGTACGAGGCCTTCGAAAAACTGGGCGCCACGCCGACCATCGTTTGCGGACGCCCGTTATCGCAGGCTCTCGCAGCAAAGTATCGGGTGCATGAAATCAGGGTTGGCGATCACGATCAACGCAAGCACGAAGCCCAGGATGCACTAGAAAGATTTCATCCAGACGCAATCGTTTCGATTGAAAGACCCGGCCAGGCTGCCGACGGCGGTTATTACAACATGCGCGGCGAAAGCATTAGCGAGCATACCGCCTGTTTCGACACCTTCATGGATCAGAGCGAGTGTCCTACCATTGCGATCGGCGATGGTGGCAATGAAATCGGCATGGGCAAGGTCGCCGACGCATTACAGGACTTAAATATAGTGCCCGCGATCACGAGCTGCGATGAACTGATTGTCGCCGACGTTTCCAACTGGGGCGCCTACGGCATCATTTCGTTCCTGTCGGTCTGGAATAAACGTGATCTGCTCGGCGAAATTGTGCCGATCGATATTCTCAGATACATATCCGAACTTGGCAGCGTCGACGGCGTCACCCGGGTCAACCGGCTAACCGAAGACGGACTCGAGGTCAGCGAAGGTGAGTCGGTTCTGCTGGAGTTACGACGTGTCTGTGGTTTTATTTAGATTACTGGCGCAATGATTTCCATACTGTGGCTCTATTCCGGGAAGTCAGGTTTCTGCTTAACTTGCGTGCCTTTTTGAGCGGTTACTGAAATTCAAGAGATAGCCATGACAATTGCATATTTAAACGGCGAATACATGCCACTCGAGGAGGCCCGCATTTCCCCGATGGATCGGGGTTTTTTGTTTGGTGACGGCATTTACGAAGTAATCCCCTCATATGGCGGCAAGATGGTCGGATATGGCCCGCATATCGAACGCATGCTGGACGGCCTCGATGCAATCGAAATCAAGCTCGGCTGGAGTAAAGAACAATGGCGCAAACTGTGCACCTCGCTACTGGAAAAGAATGGTAACGGCAATCTTGGAATATATCTCCACGTAACCCGTGGCGCCGACACTAAACGCCATCACGCGTACCCTGAGGATATCGAACCCACAGTGTTCGGCTATGCATTTGAAATCCCAGCACCCCCGATTCCGGACCGCGATCAGATCCACCCCTACACTTGTGCGACCGGTCACGATATGCGTTGGGACCGTTGTAACATCAAATCGATTTCACTACTCGGCAATGTTATGCATTTTCAACAGGGCTACAGCCAGGGAGACGCCGAAATTTTACTCTACAACGAAAATAATGAGCTGACCGAATGTGGCGCCTGTAACGCCTATATCGTCAAGGATGGCGTTGTGGCCACCCCACCACTCGATAACCAGATACTGCCGGGAATAACCCGCCAGCTGTTACTCGGGGTGCTTCGCGCCGAAGGCAGTATCCCGGTCGAAGAACGGATCATCACGATGGATGAAGTTTGGGACGCCGACGAAGTCTGGATTTCCAGTTCGAGCAAGGAAGTCGTCCCGGTGGTCAAGCTCGACGGAAAACCGGTAGGTGATGGCAAGCCCGGTCCGGTCTGGGAAAAAGCAGCAAAATTGTACTCGGCGGGTAAATACGACTTTTAAACAAGATAGTCGTCACCCCGCTCTTGACCCGGAATCTTGTGAAGGTGGCGCATAAAAGATTCCGATACGTCGGACCGCCGCTTACGCTGGGTCGATAGTTACTATTTGTAAATCGCCCGGTCGGTCACAACCATATCGACGCGTACATCCCATTCCTCGGGAACAATTCGGTCAACTTTCTGAATCTCATGGGCGACTCCGATCAGGACCGGCTTGCCGTGCTCGGGATTCTTGCGAAAAGCAAAACTGCGGTCATAGAAACCACCGCCCATACCGATACGATTTCGGTTGCTGTCAAACACGACCAGTGGTGCCAGTACCAGATCCAGCGCACCGGGTGACAGCATTTCACTGTCGTTGACATCGGGTTCGGGCAATCGGAACTTGTTGATCCTCATTTTTTGACCTTGGAAGTATGGCGCAAACCTTAGCGCCTGTTGATCAAGATTCGGCAGATAGACTTCCTTGCCCAGGGCCAGGGCATGGTCCATGACCGGATTTAAGCCGATTTCCCCGTTAACCGCGCAGTAAGCCGCTATCCGGTCGGCCTGCTGATATTCGGGCAGCGCCACAACAAGGTCAGCAAGGTTCTGTGCCGCCCGCTCAAGGCTCACCGTGTCGAGATCCGCTCGCAATTTACGATAATGCTGTCTCAATTCATCCTGACTGGCCACGGTCTATCCCCGTTAAATGACAGTCGCGCATGATACTGTCATTCAACCAGGCTGAGTAGCCATTCCTTGAACGCGCGCACCGCCGGATTTTTTAAATGCGACTCCGGGCAGACAACGTAGTAGCAGAACTCGTTTTCCAGGATCACGTCAAATGGCTTGACCAGTTTACCCGACTCGAGATAATCCTCGACGAATGTGCTCGAACCCAGGGCAATTCCCTGTCCTTCTATCGCAGCCTGAATCAAGACGTTGGTATCGTCGATGATGGTCCCCTTTTCCGCGTTTATATCGTCTAAGCCGGCGAGTTCGAGCCACTCCTGCCAGCAGTCGTAACTGGCATCATGCAGCAGCGTGTAGTAGCGCAGATTATCGATATCAGTCAAAGGCTTGTCGTTGTGCAGGTATGCAGGCGAGCAAACCGGGAAAAAATCCAGTTCCAGCAATTTATCGGCAACCACACCTGGCCAACCGCCTTTACCGTAGGTGACCGCAATATCAATTTCCTCACGCCGAAAGTCGACGGCGGCATTGGCATGATAAAGACAAAGATCGATTTCCGGGTATTGCAACCAGAAATACTTGAGCCGTGGTGACAGCCATTTTGCCGCAAAGGACGGCGCCAGGCGCACGCTGAGCAGGTTCGAGTACTGTTCCCTGGTGAGGCCGCTGATGGCCTGGGACACCCGGTCGAAGGCCTCGATGACTTCCGGCAGCAGTACCTTGCCCTGCTCGGTCAACGCCAGGCGTCGTGGATAACGGTCGAACAGCGAAAAACCCAGGTACTCCTCGATTACCTTGACCTGGTGACTGATGGCCGCCTGCGTGACATTGAGCTCTTTGGCCGCCCCGGTAAAGCTCAGCAAACGACCCGCGGCTTCGAAACATTTGAGACTGTTAAGTGGTGGTAAGCGTCTCGCCATAATTTCAATCTAAACATTACTAAAACTAATCCATACTATAAATAATAATAGCTTGAATCCAGCAGTATCTGATTCGAAAATGGCCCGTTGCTAAATCAGTCCCTGATAACTTTGGCCATTGAGGACAATCACCATGGCAAGACGATCCAATGCCCGCCAGGCAAAAATTGCATTGCGCAAGGCTGCACTTGCCGAGGACCTCAAACCGGTCCATCCCGGGGAATCGGGTGGTCAATACAAGCCGCTCTCGGATACCGATATTGACCAGATCCATGCCACCATCTTTCGCATCCTCGAAGAAGTCGGCTTTGCTGACGCCAATGAACACTGTATCGAAACCTGCAAATCTGTTGGTGCAACCTACGGCGAAGACCAACGCCTGCGTTTTCCACGTGCTGTCGTTGATGATGCACTCAACAAATGCCAACGCGATCTGACGCTCCACGGGCAGGACCCGAAGCATGACCTGCAGCTGAGTGGCTCCAAGGTGCATTTTTCCACCGCCGGTGCGGCGGTCATGATAGCCGATCCCATCAATAACGAGTATCGCGAGTCAACCGCCCAGGATTTGTATGACATGGCCCGTATTGCAGACAAATGCGAGCATATCCACATGTTTCAGCGTACCTGCGTGCTGCGCGACATCACCGACAACCACGACATGGATATCAACACCGCCTACAACGCGGTCATGGGAACCACCAAGCATATCGGCTCAAGCTGGACCGAAGCACACCATCTCGAAGACAGCTTGAAGATGCTGCACCTGGTTGCCGGTAGTGAAGAAAAATGGCGCGAACGCCCCTTCATGAGCATTTCCTGCTGCCACGTCGTGCCTCCGATGAAGTTCACCAACGAGGCGTTGAGCTGTATCAAGGTTGCGGTCGAGGAAGGCATGCCGGTATTGCTACTGTCTGCCGGTCAATCCGGCGCAACCGCTCCAGCCTGCCTCGCCGGCGCAGTTGCCCAGGCCTGGGCCGAATGTCTCGGCGGGCTGGTTTTCGTCAACGCCATCAAACCTGGCGCACCGGCCATCATCGGCACCTGGCCTTTCGTATCGGATCTGCGTACCGGTGCGATGAGCGGTGGTTCGCCCGAACAGGCGATCCTTTCATCGGCCTGCGCGCAAATGGGTAATTATTTCAATCTACCAACCGGTACTGCCTGCGGCATGACTGACTCCAAGTTACCGGATTTCCAGGGAGGCGCGGAAAGAGCCTATACCCTCGCCTGTGCCGCGACTTCGGGCGCCAATATTATTTATGAATCGGCCGGCATGTACGCGAGCCTGCTCGCTGCCTGCCCCGAGTCAATGATAATCGACAACGATATACTCGGTGCCGCGTTGCGGATTACGCGCGGTATCGAGGTGAACGAGCAGACTTTAAGTTTTGAAGACCTCAAAGATGTTTGTCTCGGCAACAAGGGACACTATCTCGGTTCGGGCCAAACCCTGGAGGTTATGCAAACCGAGTATATTTATCCGGAACTCGGTGACCGCCTGAGTCCCAACGAATGGGTTGAACAGGGGAAGCCCGTGCTGCTCGACAAGGCGATCGCACGTAAAAATGAAATCCTCGATAACTATTTCCCTTCCCATGTCAGCGACGAAGTCGATCAGCAGATTCGAGCGCAGTTTAATATTTTCCTGTCGCGGGAAGTCTTTGGCCGCAGTGCCTGAGTTTTTTTGATCTAATACCAAGGATTTAGCAGATGAAAGAACATGCCAGAGTCGTCATTATCGGAGGTGGTTCACTCGGAGTGAACCTGCTATACCATCTGACCCGTGAGGGCTGGACCGACGTGGTGCTGGTCGAGAAAGGCGAGTTGACCAGTGGCTCGACCTGGCACGCGGCCGGGCTCTGCTCAAACTTCATTGGCAATCACACGGTTGCCCAGATTCATAACTACACGATCAAGCTCTACAACGAAATCCTGCCCGAGGAAACCGGTGAGAAATCCAGCTTTCACCAAACCGGAAGTATCCGCCAGGGATTTACCCGGGTCGAGGAAGAATGGTTTAAAAATCTTGAAAGCCGCGCCAAAAACATCGGCTTTGAATTCAACATCGTAACCAAAGAAGAAGCCCGGAAGCTTAATCCTTTCATGAACTTCGACAAGGCCCGGGTCATCGCCAGTACCCCGAATGATGGTCACGTGGATCCCACTTCGGTGGTCATGCCGTTGTCCAAACTGGCGCGCGACAAGGGTGCCGAGATCTATCGGTTTACCCGCGTTACCGAGATCAACGAGCTGCGTTCCGGTGAATGGGAGGTTGTTACCGACAAGGGCAAAATCGTGGCAGAGCACGTGGTCAATGCGGCCGGCTGTTTCGCTCGTGAAATCGGTGCGATGGTGGGTATCAACGTGCCGTTGATCAATCTCGAACATCAGTACCTGGTTACCGAAAAACACCCCGATATCGAGGCACTGGGCTGGGAATTGCCAGTGTGTCGTGATTCCTATAGCTCCGCCTACATCCGCCAGGAGGGGCTCGGCTTCCTGGTCGGACCTTACGAGATGTGGGGCTCGCGACCGTGGGCGCTCGACGGCATGGACTGGTCTTTCGATCGCGAATTGTTCGAGCCGAACCTGGATGTATTAATGCCATTCCTTGAGCGTTGTTTTGAATTGACTCCTAAATTCGAGGAAGTCGGGGTTAAATCGGTCGTTAATGGGCCGATCACTCACACCCCGGACGATAATATTCTGGCGGGACCCGTCGCCGGTCTGCGCAACTTCTGGAATCTTTGCGGCGCCAGCATCGGCATCGCCCAGGGCGGAATCGGCAAGTACATGGCGCAGTGGTTGAAGTATGGTCAGACCGAAATCAACATGGCATCACTCGATACACGTCGCTTCGGCGACTGGGCCGACAGAAAATACTGCACCATCAAGGCGATCGAGTCATACGAGGCCATGTATGCCGTTGGTGCACCCAACGACAATCGACCCCACGGTCGGCCGATGCGGACCAGCCCACTTTATGCGCGCCTGCTCGAACACGGCGCGGTGCATGGGGCGGCACAGGGATACGAGAAGGCATTGTGGTTTCAGACAGACGCAGTGCGACGCGAATCGCTGAGCTGGTCGCACAGCGAGGCACACGCGGTCGTGGCCGAGGAATGCAGGGCAGTTCAGGAATCAGCGGGTATCATCGACATTTCGGGTTCAGCCAAGTACGAAATCACGGGATCGGATGCCGCGGCGTTCCTGGATCGACTCTCGTGCAATAAACTGCCGCGAGTCGGGCGTATTGGATTAAGCCTGTTTCATTCACCCAACGGCGGCATTATGTGCGAAATGTCGATTACTCGCCTCGACGAAAATCATTTTTACCTGGTGTCGGCGATCGGTTCCGAAAACAAGGACCTGCACTGGATGCAATCCAACATGGCTGATTTCGATGTCAACATCGCCAACGTCAGCGAGGCAATCTCGTCAATGCTGATCACCGGACCCAACTCGCGCGAAATCCTGCAACAGATGACCGAGGAAGATTTGTCGAATGCTGCCTTCCCGTGGCTGTGTGCACGCAATATCCAGATCGACAGCGCCATGGTACGCATGCTGAGGGTCTCTTACGCGGGTGAACTGGGATACGAGTTGCACATGCCCTCTTACCAGTTACTGTCGATTTACGATTCGATGTGGCGCAAGGCGGAACCAATTGGTATTCGGAACTTTGGCGGTTACGCCTTCAACTCGATGCGCATGGAGAAAATGTATCGCGCTTATGG containing:
- a CDS encoding trimethylamine methyltransferase family protein, which encodes MARRSNARQAKIALRKAALAEDLKPVHPGESGGQYKPLSDTDIDQIHATIFRILEEVGFADANEHCIETCKSVGATYGEDQRLRFPRAVVDDALNKCQRDLTLHGQDPKHDLQLSGSKVHFSTAGAAVMIADPINNEYRESTAQDLYDMARIADKCEHIHMFQRTCVLRDITDNHDMDINTAYNAVMGTTKHIGSSWTEAHHLEDSLKMLHLVAGSEEKWRERPFMSISCCHVVPPMKFTNEALSCIKVAVEEGMPVLLLSAGQSGATAPACLAGAVAQAWAECLGGLVFVNAIKPGAPAIIGTWPFVSDLRTGAMSGGSPEQAILSSACAQMGNYFNLPTGTACGMTDSKLPDFQGGAERAYTLACAATSGANIIYESAGMYASLLAACPESMIIDNDILGAALRITRGIEVNEQTLSFEDLKDVCLGNKGHYLGSGQTLEVMQTEYIYPELGDRLSPNEWVEQGKPVLLDKAIARKNEILDNYFPSHVSDEVDQQIRAQFNIFLSREVFGRSA
- a CDS encoding FAD-dependent oxidoreductase gives rise to the protein MKEHARVVIIGGGSLGVNLLYHLTREGWTDVVLVEKGELTSGSTWHAAGLCSNFIGNHTVAQIHNYTIKLYNEILPEETGEKSSFHQTGSIRQGFTRVEEEWFKNLESRAKNIGFEFNIVTKEEARKLNPFMNFDKARVIASTPNDGHVDPTSVVMPLSKLARDKGAEIYRFTRVTEINELRSGEWEVVTDKGKIVAEHVVNAAGCFAREIGAMVGINVPLINLEHQYLVTEKHPDIEALGWELPVCRDSYSSAYIRQEGLGFLVGPYEMWGSRPWALDGMDWSFDRELFEPNLDVLMPFLERCFELTPKFEEVGVKSVVNGPITHTPDDNILAGPVAGLRNFWNLCGASIGIAQGGIGKYMAQWLKYGQTEINMASLDTRRFGDWADRKYCTIKAIESYEAMYAVGAPNDNRPHGRPMRTSPLYARLLEHGAVHGAAQGYEKALWFQTDAVRRESLSWSHSEAHAVVAEECRAVQESAGIIDISGSAKYEITGSDAAAFLDRLSCNKLPRVGRIGLSLFHSPNGGIMCEMSITRLDENHFYLVSAIGSENKDLHWMQSNMADFDVNIANVSEAISSMLITGPNSREILQQMTEEDLSNAAFPWLCARNIQIDSAMVRMLRVSYAGELGYELHMPSYQLLSIYDSMWRKAEPIGIRNFGGYAFNSMRMEKMYRAYGNEFTEEISGFEAGMDRFIDTSRDFIGCENLKQRQQDGYAIELAYLVFDDQVPCECYGNEAVYHNGVLIGLTTGGAYGHRVGKSLAFAYLKPELISAGLEVTVDTSIGSRSAHIAMDAAYDPANELLRA